From Sphaerochaeta sp., a single genomic window includes:
- a CDS encoding LptF/LptG family permease → MKVVHRYVVGSVVKTALVTMLLCTLMLVSVQLFTNLDGFVSNAVPFPVILLSALLYVPTALIQSLAPSLLFAAAFTFSQLTANNELICLYNAGFSGRAIALPVLALGMLCCMMQFGLQEKIAIPMEKQRTAMLEQYLGLSSTRDSRNITLSDREERYVIHARKYDDRSHTLSRVTLLVQDEKGRVKTKVEAPSARWDAERNLWVFTDSTVTTVTYDGMRLSISRQATYQDPKITMKPDLFRDNSEDVKTMELSAARTFLERMKETNGSAWTSYRIDYIQRILGCLTPLVMLFIACTISYRFKKNVLLLTIIMSVCIAVIYYVTQMLTLLLARQGVIPALWGMVIPMIVIGCIAVLQRLVFGWTHG, encoded by the coding sequence ATGAAAGTGGTCCATCGGTACGTCGTCGGGTCAGTGGTAAAGACCGCTCTGGTGACCATGCTGCTCTGCACGTTGATGTTGGTCTCCGTCCAACTGTTCACCAACCTGGACGGCTTCGTCAGCAACGCCGTGCCGTTTCCGGTAATCCTGCTTTCCGCGTTGCTGTATGTCCCGACAGCGCTGATCCAGTCGTTGGCGCCTTCGCTCTTATTTGCCGCAGCATTCACCTTCAGCCAATTGACGGCCAACAATGAGTTGATCTGTCTGTACAATGCGGGGTTCAGTGGGAGAGCAATCGCCCTGCCGGTATTGGCACTGGGGATGCTTTGCTGCATGATGCAGTTTGGATTGCAGGAGAAGATCGCCATTCCCATGGAAAAACAGCGGACGGCGATGTTGGAACAGTATCTGGGGCTTTCCTCCACCAGGGACAGCAGGAACATCACGCTGAGCGACCGCGAAGAACGGTATGTGATTCACGCACGCAAATATGATGACCGGAGCCACACGCTTTCCCGCGTCACGTTGCTGGTCCAGGATGAAAAAGGAAGGGTGAAGACCAAGGTGGAGGCTCCTTCCGCGCGGTGGGATGCGGAACGGAACCTCTGGGTATTCACAGACAGTACGGTGACCACCGTGACGTACGACGGGATGCGGTTATCCATCTCACGCCAGGCGACGTACCAGGATCCGAAGATCACGATGAAGCCTGACTTGTTCCGGGATAACAGTGAAGATGTCAAGACAATGGAGCTTTCCGCTGCGCGTACGTTCCTGGAGCGGATGAAAGAGACCAACGGAAGCGCTTGGACCAGCTATCGGATCGACTACATCCAACGGATTCTTGGGTGCCTGACGCCTCTGGTCATGCTGTTCATCGCATGCACCATCTCGTACCGGTTCAAGAAGAATGTCCTTTTGCTTACCATCATCATGTCCGTCTGCATTGCCGTGATCTACTACGTCACGCAGATGCTGACGTTGCTCCTTGCCCGGCAGGGCGTGATTCCGGCGCTTTGGGGTATGGTAATTCCGATGATTGTGATAGGATGTATCGCAGTCTTGCAACGCTTGGTATTTGGATGGACACATGGATAG
- the dut gene encoding dUTP diphosphatase: MVVRYRLLRAGAKAPLFQTEGSAGCDLCASLPDGVLEIPAGEYAKVPTGIAIALPPGYEAQVRPRSGLAFRSGVTVLNSPGTIDADYRGEVCVLLINHGKAPFLVHDGDRIAQMVFATYTKASFQCVESLDETERGSGGFGSTGV; the protein is encoded by the coding sequence ATGGTTGTCCGATATCGTCTTTTACGGGCCGGGGCGAAAGCCCCGCTCTTCCAGACGGAAGGAAGCGCCGGGTGCGACCTGTGCGCATCCCTTCCAGATGGCGTTCTGGAGATTCCCGCGGGTGAGTATGCGAAAGTCCCTACGGGAATCGCCATCGCGTTGCCTCCTGGATATGAGGCACAGGTCAGGCCACGGAGCGGTTTGGCGTTCCGTTCTGGCGTGACGGTACTGAACAGTCCCGGAACGATTGACGCGGATTATCGTGGTGAGGTGTGCGTGTTGTTGATCAATCACGGCAAAGCGCCGTTCCTCGTCCATGATGGGGATCGCATCGCACAGATGGTGTTCGCAACCTACACCAAAGCATCCTTCCAATGTGTGGAGAGCCTGGACGAAACGGAACGGGGTTCAGGAGGGTTTGGTTCCACAGGAGTGTGA
- a CDS encoding LptF/LptG family permease, giving the protein MVGGRYRLVHRYVGREYLSSLLVAFAFFFFIFFINQILLIAQKVLVKNVSLGNVFHLVVLAIPQFLLYTFPFSSLTASAMVIGEFSTTGEILAMRSNGISMKQVFAPICVFALALSALTLVTADRLLPASSRAYKDLYVEMMKDLPTLELASYASNTIGDRVLSIGQAEGSTVHDLVMFTTGEQGQEQEALTSPKATIRWEDPTSFVYGMTVDQPTILMTDPQKRDSWSIVTAKEAYLSLDFSSQVPQISNTLPSQLSIHELQAKSKEKQQGLLQDRASWQNRLRRQWGSLATTTSPEEFNSGWKEYQQRKNAPPIAFYYQYYRAELQKKFALSLACFLLVFLTFPMAYLRIRHGRLVGFAVAMLSSVAYWYLLFFAQLQIFETPMDPWVFIWMPDMILFCLGLLLLKVAKR; this is encoded by the coding sequence ATGGTGGGCGGACGTTACCGATTGGTGCACCGATATGTGGGGCGTGAGTATCTCTCCAGCCTCCTTGTCGCGTTCGCGTTCTTTTTCTTCATCTTTTTCATCAACCAGATCCTGTTGATCGCCCAAAAGGTATTGGTGAAGAACGTTTCCTTGGGAAACGTTTTCCACTTGGTGGTCCTTGCCATTCCTCAATTCCTGTTGTATACGTTTCCGTTCAGTTCATTGACGGCATCCGCCATGGTGATCGGAGAATTCTCCACCACCGGTGAGATTCTTGCCATGAGATCCAACGGCATCAGCATGAAACAGGTGTTCGCTCCGATCTGCGTGTTTGCCTTGGCGCTTTCCGCGCTGACCCTGGTGACAGCCGATCGTCTGCTGCCCGCCAGCAGCCGGGCATACAAGGACCTGTACGTGGAGATGATGAAAGATCTTCCCACGTTGGAACTGGCCAGCTACGCTTCCAATACCATCGGCGACCGCGTCCTTTCCATCGGACAGGCGGAAGGCTCTACCGTCCACGACCTGGTGATGTTCACCACCGGAGAGCAAGGACAGGAGCAGGAGGCGCTCACGTCCCCCAAGGCGACCATCCGTTGGGAGGATCCCACGTCGTTTGTCTATGGCATGACGGTTGACCAACCAACCATTCTGATGACCGATCCGCAGAAGCGGGATTCCTGGAGTATCGTTACCGCAAAGGAAGCGTATCTGTCCTTGGATTTTTCTTCCCAGGTTCCCCAGATTTCCAACACGCTCCCCAGCCAGCTTTCCATCCACGAGCTTCAAGCGAAAAGCAAAGAGAAACAACAAGGCCTTCTGCAGGACAGGGCATCCTGGCAGAACCGTCTCAGACGGCAATGGGGGAGTCTTGCCACCACAACGTCACCTGAGGAATTCAATTCCGGATGGAAGGAGTACCAACAGCGAAAGAACGCTCCTCCCATCGCGTTTTACTACCAGTACTATCGCGCGGAACTGCAGAAGAAGTTCGCCCTTTCCCTGGCATGCTTTCTCCTGGTATTCCTGACGTTCCCCATGGCGTACCTGCGGATCCGTCACGGACGGTTGGTCGGTTTCGCCGTGGCGATGCTCAGTTCCGTCGCCTACTGGTACCTGCTGTTTTTCGCGCAACTGCAAATCTTCGAGACCCCGATGGATCCCTGGGTGTTCATCTGGATGCCGGACATGATCCTGTTCTGTTTGGGACTGTTGTTGCTCAAGGTGGCGAAGCGATGA
- the tgt gene encoding tRNA guanosine(34) transglycosylase Tgt, giving the protein MDSIYTLTHQDAHSAARLGRVHLPHGDVVTPAFMPVGTNGTVKGIYHDTLRKIGYNLILANTYHLYLRPGTEVLKTYGGLHRFCNWDGNILTDSGGFQVFSLSGLRKIEQDGVKFQSHIDGSRHVFTPEKVVDIQSVIGSDIAMCLDVCTEPDIPYRNAVKAMEITHAWAERALKRKQELGKSFPGNLFGIVQGNFYEDLRKISAETISGMDFPGVAIGGLSVGETPETFRHMLAYTASCVTKEKPRYVMGIGSPDYILEAVENGIDLFDCVLATRMARNGAVFTDDGVLTLKKAKFAEQMIPVDPDCDCTCCREYTRGYMHHLVKCNEMLGGMLATEHNLAYFHRLMERVRTAIAEDRFTQFKKDYLERFSQKTEG; this is encoded by the coding sequence ATGGATAGCATCTACACATTGACGCATCAGGACGCCCACAGTGCAGCCCGTCTGGGACGGGTGCATCTTCCCCATGGGGATGTGGTCACTCCGGCGTTCATGCCGGTGGGGACCAACGGCACGGTCAAAGGGATTTATCATGATACGCTTCGGAAGATCGGGTACAACCTGATCTTGGCAAACACCTATCACTTGTACCTTCGTCCGGGCACCGAGGTTCTGAAGACGTATGGAGGCCTGCATCGCTTCTGCAACTGGGACGGGAACATCCTGACGGACAGTGGCGGGTTCCAGGTATTCTCCCTCTCCGGTTTGAGAAAGATTGAACAGGACGGCGTGAAGTTCCAAAGCCATATCGATGGTTCCCGCCATGTCTTCACGCCGGAAAAGGTGGTAGACATCCAATCGGTCATTGGCAGTGACATCGCCATGTGCCTGGATGTGTGCACCGAGCCGGATATTCCGTACCGCAACGCCGTCAAGGCGATGGAGATCACCCACGCATGGGCAGAGCGGGCGCTGAAACGCAAACAGGAACTGGGGAAGTCGTTTCCTGGCAATCTGTTTGGAATCGTACAAGGGAATTTCTATGAGGACCTGAGGAAGATCAGCGCGGAGACGATCAGCGGGATGGATTTCCCGGGAGTTGCCATCGGCGGGCTTTCCGTCGGTGAGACGCCGGAGACATTCCGCCACATGCTTGCTTACACGGCTTCCTGCGTCACCAAGGAAAAGCCACGGTATGTGATGGGCATCGGGAGCCCCGATTATATCCTGGAAGCGGTTGAGAACGGCATCGACCTGTTTGATTGCGTTCTGGCAACCCGCATGGCGCGTAACGGCGCCGTCTTTACCGATGATGGGGTTCTGACGCTGAAAAAGGCCAAATTCGCAGAACAGATGATTCCGGTGGATCCTGACTGTGACTGCACTTGTTGCAGGGAATACACCCGTGGTTACATGCACCATCTGGTGAAATGCAATGAGATGCTTGGCGGGATGCTGGCAACCGAACACAACCTTGCCTATTTCCATCGCTTGATGGAGCGGGTCCGAACGGCCATCGCCGAAGACCGGTTCACCCAATTCAAGAAGGATTACCTTGAGCGCTTCTCCCAAAAAACCGAAGGATGA
- a CDS encoding glycoside hydrolase family 2 produces MVRDNWQSLDGVWYCAFSREHTIPDEFDTTIIVPFSPETELSGVKRVLLPEESLFYRRTFSYHHKPDTRVLLHFQAVDQECVVFLNDKTLGSHIGGYIPFGFDVTPNIRDENELVVIVTDKHDRSPLPKGRQRLNPAPNCTTAQSGIWQTVWLETVPETYISSLTVTPDLDHQCFSLQVTTNKETSDPVTITYDGKTISALSNIKVTCLLQQPHPWSPEDPFLYPVAVTCGEDTVQTYVAMRSFRMKDGVIFLNGKPYFHHGVLYQGYWKEGLYTPPDDQAVENDLMGIKALGFNTIRLHQKVETLKWYHLCDTLGLLVWQDMPSGGVVKPRGLGTFPLMLRPSKADDTKKHAFLGSDDRTYRLEFLAELRGMIRLLYNCPCVEMWTLFSCGLGQFDSTRLQAHVKALDGSRLVNPTDGVYDQGSGDVHAEHLPSLKYHMRPDAHQRAVVISDFGGFSIGAKTGFAYHAVSNETAYNQALVSLYQNVVAPAKQQGLAGCVYTQFHDTETESDGLVSYDRKQVKVTPETASMIRSLLFQDGQERNTEDTVAQQNHQTSRQA; encoded by the coding sequence ATGGTAAGAGACAACTGGCAAAGTCTCGATGGTGTCTGGTATTGCGCATTTTCACGGGAACACACCATCCCTGATGAATTCGATACGACGATCATCGTGCCTTTTTCCCCTGAAACAGAGCTTTCCGGCGTAAAACGCGTTTTGTTGCCGGAAGAAAGCCTGTTCTACCGAAGGACATTTTCCTACCATCACAAACCAGACACCCGGGTGCTGCTCCACTTCCAGGCAGTGGACCAGGAATGCGTTGTCTTTCTCAATGACAAGACCCTTGGTTCCCATATTGGCGGATACATCCCCTTTGGGTTTGACGTGACACCGAACATCAGGGATGAGAATGAGCTTGTCGTCATCGTGACGGACAAACACGACCGCTCTCCCCTTCCCAAGGGAAGACAACGTCTCAATCCCGCTCCGAACTGCACCACGGCGCAAAGCGGCATCTGGCAGACTGTATGGTTGGAGACGGTACCGGAAACGTATATTTCTTCCCTTACCGTGACTCCTGACTTGGATCACCAGTGTTTTTCCCTTCAGGTGACAACCAACAAGGAAACCTCCGATCCCGTGACAATCACCTATGACGGAAAGACCATTTCCGCCTTGAGCAACATCAAGGTAACCTGTCTTCTGCAACAGCCCCACCCTTGGAGCCCGGAGGATCCCTTCCTGTATCCGGTTGCCGTTACCTGTGGGGAGGATACGGTACAGACCTATGTGGCGATGCGTAGTTTCCGTATGAAGGATGGGGTCATTTTCCTCAATGGAAAACCCTACTTCCACCATGGCGTATTGTACCAAGGGTATTGGAAAGAAGGATTGTACACCCCACCCGACGACCAGGCGGTGGAGAATGACCTGATGGGCATCAAGGCGTTGGGGTTCAATACGATTCGGTTGCACCAGAAGGTGGAGACGTTGAAGTGGTATCATCTCTGCGACACGTTGGGCTTGCTCGTTTGGCAGGATATGCCCTCAGGCGGAGTTGTCAAACCACGTGGCTTGGGCACCTTCCCGCTGATGCTCCGTCCAAGCAAGGCGGATGACACCAAGAAACATGCCTTTCTTGGCAGTGATGACCGCACGTACCGTTTGGAATTCCTGGCGGAACTGAGAGGAATGATCCGTCTTTTGTACAACTGCCCTTGCGTTGAGATGTGGACATTGTTTTCCTGTGGATTGGGCCAGTTCGATTCAACACGACTGCAGGCCCACGTCAAGGCGTTGGATGGTTCCCGGTTGGTCAATCCCACCGACGGCGTCTATGACCAGGGCTCCGGAGATGTGCATGCGGAACACCTTCCCTCCCTGAAATACCATATGCGTCCTGACGCCCATCAACGCGCCGTGGTGATCTCTGATTTCGGAGGATTCTCCATCGGCGCAAAGACAGGCTTCGCGTATCATGCCGTCAGCAATGAAACGGCGTACAACCAGGCTTTGGTCTCCTTGTACCAGAATGTGGTGGCACCCGCGAAACAACAAGGATTGGCCGGGTGTGTCTACACCCAGTTCCATGATACGGAAACGGAATCGGATGGGTTGGTGTCGTACGACCGCAAACAGGTGAAGGTCACACCTGAGACCGCATCAATGATCCGATCGTTGCTTTTTCAGGACGGTCAGGAACGGAATACGGAAGATACGGTAGCTCAACAGAACCACCAGACATCCCGTCAAGCCTAA
- the murJ gene encoding murein biosynthesis integral membrane protein MurJ, with product MSASPKKPKDERHSLTVMILTLASRLLGIVKAKVIGSVYGSGMVGDVINFTYNIPNNFRKLFAEGAMSSAYVPVFSRLIDEERRKETNSLLNLLFTWQTVLFVMLVLMARWTGSAVIQAVSDFPKEGVLLGGSLLPFFMVFLGAISLSTITNSMLQCHQRFFAASFSPLLFSFAVIFGVWYGRTPQAMGWSVMIGGFLQLGYSIIAIHHMGYRIRFSFRPPDGTFGQVIHRWVIVIGASVIQIIGQQVSFSFASMMAEGSVTALSNATIFWQTPYGIFLTAISTVYFPLMSGSWARGDRASLTDEMGKGLEYLATFLIPSSLVIGTLSQECVSTILQSGAFTAEVALLTSRVVRAFLWGMPFIAWYGFFQKCCYSVDRYRLVLILTAIQTGIDIFCSWLFLHLGYTVVSLAIAGNIGFLVALALMMFSVRDVYAIAKDLRLGKALGRILLANLPLAVLCIVYRNITPLWWGEGSTWRNFGITCALGLTGCLVVLLSYRIFRIPFLTVLKKQRSDH from the coding sequence TTGAGCGCTTCTCCCAAAAAACCGAAGGATGAGCGCCACAGCCTGACCGTAATGATCCTCACCTTGGCGAGCAGGCTCCTGGGCATCGTCAAGGCGAAGGTGATCGGATCGGTGTATGGATCCGGCATGGTGGGGGATGTCATCAACTTCACGTACAACATCCCCAACAACTTCCGCAAGCTGTTCGCCGAAGGCGCGATGTCATCGGCCTACGTACCGGTGTTCTCCCGGTTGATCGACGAGGAACGCCGCAAAGAAACCAATTCATTGCTCAACCTGTTGTTCACCTGGCAGACGGTGTTGTTCGTCATGCTTGTCCTCATGGCCCGATGGACGGGAAGCGCGGTGATCCAGGCGGTATCGGATTTCCCCAAGGAAGGGGTGCTTCTAGGAGGGAGCCTTCTTCCGTTTTTCATGGTATTCCTGGGAGCCATCAGCCTGTCCACCATCACCAACAGCATGCTGCAGTGCCACCAGCGGTTCTTCGCCGCATCCTTTTCGCCGCTTCTGTTCTCCTTTGCCGTAATCTTCGGCGTGTGGTATGGGCGGACGCCGCAGGCCATGGGCTGGTCGGTGATGATCGGGGGCTTCCTGCAGTTGGGATACAGCATCATCGCCATCCATCACATGGGCTACCGGATCCGGTTCTCTTTCCGGCCACCGGATGGAACGTTCGGACAAGTCATCCATCGGTGGGTGATCGTCATCGGCGCTTCGGTGATCCAGATCATCGGACAACAGGTTTCATTCAGTTTCGCATCGATGATGGCGGAAGGATCCGTCACGGCGTTGAGCAACGCGACGATTTTCTGGCAGACTCCCTATGGGATTTTCCTCACCGCCATCTCCACCGTCTATTTTCCATTGATGAGCGGTTCCTGGGCTAGAGGAGACAGAGCGAGCCTTACCGATGAAATGGGGAAAGGCCTGGAGTACCTTGCGACCTTTTTGATCCCTTCCTCGCTGGTCATCGGAACGCTCTCCCAGGAATGCGTCAGTACCATTCTCCAAAGTGGCGCATTCACCGCAGAGGTTGCGTTGCTTACATCTCGCGTAGTGCGCGCCTTTCTCTGGGGAATGCCGTTCATCGCATGGTATGGGTTTTTCCAGAAATGCTGTTACAGTGTGGACCGGTATCGTTTGGTATTGATCCTGACGGCAATCCAGACCGGAATTGACATATTCTGCTCCTGGCTTTTCCTTCACCTTGGCTATACCGTCGTCTCTCTTGCCATTGCAGGGAACATCGGGTTCCTGGTGGCGTTGGCTCTGATGATGTTCTCGGTGCGTGATGTGTATGCCATCGCAAAAGACCTCAGATTGGGAAAGGCATTGGGAAGAATCCTTCTGGCCAATCTTCCGCTGGCCGTCCTCTGCATCGTCTACCGGAACATCACACCGTTGTGGTGGGGAGAGGGCTCCACATGGCGCAACTTTGGCATTACCTGTGCGTTAGGCTTGACGGGATGTCTGGTGGTTCTGTTGAGCTACCGTATCTTCCGTATTCCGTTCCTGACCGTCCTGAAAAAGCAACGATCGGATCATTGA
- a CDS encoding GreA/GreB family elongation factor: MQANDIEKALQEEQWTRAQIGTFTLGSFQQLDEMIAPLDDDTQNEVKAFCDKYLAENPKSIVALYVSGSLTLKRHSQEDNINLLNLIQMFIDIKKWNIVEYLCQKILSVSQNRHALRLLATCYQQQGEVDKMFATYEQVIKADHDEIDIVKQLAERAKAKGDTEKALGFSKIAFERNLNKHDITALRSLFDDILSLCPNDFEYLVGAAEKVSLQSPSIGIAVLRDIEAQFKNDVEKRIFCEKRILGLDKEDVLAKQNLVESYKTKYKDHSRLNSCLEESSLTSGYTRDVLTAIEEFEKNISFDKGTFVYQESTKRLGRIRSIDDHMVVIDFVHQKGNEGTQMTPAMAFRSLKALPKSHILVLKGCVSHDKLRDKIMSDVPWALHILFESFDGTCSMKQIKKELCPELLSDSQWTTWSRTAKGILMTDEHYDVSPETDAFILRPTPVTYDEKQLSIFNSHEKFNDKVKDLKKFLSDKGNTDSESFYAMIQYFSKILEARKDQSSADPETMGSYLLLDDLLNQKKFTFIKIPQEVSFSSLTKDCTMDKFVALFKSVDDPDLKKCFIDWTVETRPDWNEILLLLFPHYLTSYIPDIYRSKKRSGEFEKVYSLAVNEYRDYSNMLIYLIKNTPQKTWEKAGISQEKLLFTELEVIDFLNHKIDAKVDGQESSTNVKVLMERLFGKNKKNDDGLVFITLGKGDEEFARKIDSLVHSCFNLDPGMKIYVRHIIQERYPSLQFNDTPKEINRDAVIPTGWFCSRSALEAKKKELDNIQHVILPKVATDIAVAREKGDLRENSEYKYSKEQQQFYNTRAQSLKEEIDKAIVVTKDKVDPSRTSFGTSVLLTDNKSGQDISYTLMGPWDSDPDKNVINILAPMGNALLNKKEGERFKFDVNGQSYDYTIKQITVHDFS, encoded by the coding sequence ATGCAAGCAAACGACATTGAGAAAGCCCTGCAGGAAGAGCAATGGACAAGGGCTCAGATCGGAACATTCACCCTTGGGTCGTTCCAACAGTTGGACGAGATGATCGCCCCGCTTGACGACGACACGCAGAACGAGGTGAAGGCGTTCTGTGACAAATACCTTGCCGAAAACCCAAAGAGCATCGTGGCGCTGTACGTTTCCGGCTCCCTTACGTTGAAACGGCACAGCCAGGAAGACAACATCAACCTCCTCAACCTGATCCAGATGTTCATCGACATCAAGAAATGGAACATTGTTGAGTACCTATGCCAAAAAATCCTTTCCGTCAGCCAGAACCGGCATGCATTGCGTCTGTTGGCCACCTGTTATCAGCAGCAAGGTGAAGTGGACAAGATGTTCGCGACCTATGAGCAGGTGATCAAGGCGGACCACGATGAGATTGACATCGTCAAGCAGTTGGCTGAACGCGCCAAGGCCAAGGGGGATACGGAAAAAGCCCTCGGGTTCTCCAAGATCGCGTTCGAGCGGAACCTGAACAAGCATGACATCACCGCGCTCCGTTCGCTGTTCGATGACATTCTTTCGTTGTGTCCAAATGATTTCGAATATTTGGTGGGCGCGGCGGAAAAAGTATCCCTGCAGAGCCCGTCCATCGGCATTGCGGTCCTCAGGGACATCGAGGCGCAGTTCAAGAACGACGTGGAGAAGCGTATTTTCTGTGAGAAACGAATCCTCGGGTTGGACAAGGAAGACGTTCTTGCCAAACAGAATCTTGTGGAGAGCTACAAGACCAAATACAAGGATCACAGCAGGCTGAACAGCTGCCTGGAAGAGAGTTCACTCACTTCCGGATACACCCGTGATGTGCTGACCGCCATCGAAGAGTTTGAAAAGAATATTTCTTTTGACAAAGGCACGTTCGTTTATCAGGAATCCACCAAACGGCTTGGAAGGATCCGCAGCATCGACGACCATATGGTGGTGATCGATTTTGTCCATCAGAAAGGGAACGAAGGGACGCAGATGACGCCTGCCATGGCCTTCCGCAGCCTGAAGGCGCTCCCCAAGAGCCATATCCTTGTGTTGAAAGGGTGTGTCAGCCATGACAAACTCCGGGACAAGATCATGTCGGACGTCCCCTGGGCGCTTCACATCCTCTTTGAAAGTTTTGATGGTACCTGCTCAATGAAGCAGATCAAGAAGGAACTGTGTCCCGAACTGCTTTCTGACAGCCAGTGGACCACCTGGTCACGGACAGCCAAAGGCATTCTGATGACGGACGAGCACTATGATGTATCGCCGGAAACCGACGCGTTCATCCTCAGGCCTACTCCGGTCACCTATGATGAGAAGCAGCTTTCCATCTTCAATTCCCATGAGAAGTTCAACGACAAGGTCAAGGATCTGAAGAAGTTCCTCAGCGACAAGGGGAATACGGACAGCGAATCGTTCTATGCGATGATCCAGTACTTCTCCAAGATTCTTGAGGCGAGAAAGGATCAAAGTTCCGCCGATCCGGAGACAATGGGTTCCTACCTGTTGTTGGACGACCTGCTGAACCAGAAGAAGTTCACCTTCATCAAGATTCCGCAGGAAGTCAGTTTTTCCTCGCTGACCAAGGACTGCACGATGGACAAGTTCGTTGCGTTGTTCAAGAGCGTCGACGATCCTGACTTGAAAAAATGCTTCATTGACTGGACGGTGGAGACTCGGCCGGATTGGAATGAGATCCTGCTCCTTCTCTTCCCCCACTACCTGACCAGCTACATCCCGGACATCTACCGCAGCAAGAAACGCAGCGGCGAGTTCGAGAAGGTGTATTCCCTGGCCGTCAATGAGTACCGTGATTATTCCAACATGCTGATCTACTTGATCAAGAACACGCCGCAAAAGACGTGGGAGAAAGCAGGCATCAGCCAGGAAAAACTGCTGTTCACCGAACTTGAGGTGATTGATTTCCTCAACCACAAGATCGACGCGAAGGTGGATGGACAGGAGAGCAGCACCAATGTCAAGGTGTTGATGGAGCGTCTGTTTGGCAAGAATAAAAAGAATGATGACGGTCTTGTGTTCATTACGTTGGGGAAAGGGGATGAGGAGTTCGCCCGGAAGATCGACAGCCTGGTGCACAGTTGCTTCAATCTGGATCCTGGCATGAAGATCTATGTCCGGCACATTATTCAGGAACGATATCCTTCCCTGCAGTTCAACGACACACCGAAGGAGATCAACCGTGATGCGGTGATCCCCACCGGATGGTTCTGTTCCCGTTCTGCTTTGGAAGCGAAGAAGAAGGAGCTGGACAACATCCAGCATGTGATTCTTCCCAAGGTTGCGACGGACATCGCCGTAGCCCGTGAGAAAGGTGATCTCCGGGAAAACAGCGAGTACAAGTACAGCAAGGAACAGCAACAGTTCTACAACACCCGGGCCCAGTCATTGAAGGAAGAGATTGACAAGGCGATCGTGGTGACGAAGGACAAGGTGGATCCTTCCCGCACTTCGTTCGGCACCAGCGTGCTGTTGACGGACAACAAGAGCGGACAGGACATCAGCTACACGTTGATGGGTCCGTGGGATTCCGATCCGGACAAGAATGTGATCAACATCCTCGCTCCGATGGGCAACGCGTTGCTCAACAAGAAGGAAGGGGAACGATTCAAATTCGACGTGAACGGACAATCCTACGACTACACCATCAAACAGATTACCGTGCATGATTTCTCGTAA